The nucleotide window AAACTTCTGGGCCGACTGCGGTTCAGAACGAGTTACGGCCAGAATGTGCTTCAGCACAGCGTGGAAGTGTGTCACCTTGCCGGGGCGATTGCCTCGGAACTGCAGGTTAACGTGCCGCTGGCCAAGCGCGCAGGGCTTTTACATGATATCGGCAAGGCTGTCGACTTTGAGGTCGAGGGCTCTCATGCAATCATCTCGATGGACCTGCTGAAGCGCTACGGCGAGCCGCCTGAAGTCTGCCATGCTGTAGGCGCGCATCACAATGATATCGAGCCGCATTCAGTCGAGGCAGTGCTGGTTTTGGTAGCGGACGCGATATCAGCAGCAAGGCCGGGCGCTCGACGCGAGACACTGGAAACCTACGTCAAGCGACTCCAGAAGCTCGAGACCATAGCCGACTCGTTTGCCGGTGTCGAGAAGACCTACGCCGTCCAGGCCGGCCGCGAAATTCGGGTCATGGTCAGGCCCACCGAGGTTGATGATGACTCAGCGGTGAAACTTGCCTACGATACCGCGCGGCGCATAGAAGAGGAAATGGAGTATCCGGGCCAGATCCAGGTCACGGTGATCCGCGAGACCCGTGCCGTAGAGTATGCGAAGTAGGTAACAGGTAATAGGCAACAGCAAAACCTGATCGGGCCGGATATCCGATCCAGCCCGAAACAGAATTTCGCGATTTGAAATCGCGGCATTTTCTTTGCGGTCGCGATCAGATATCGCGCCCGATCAGTTAGTAAACTACCGATCGGCGGGGGAATCTTTCCCCCGCCGCACATATAAGGGGATTCCATCCCCTACTCCGGCCTGCCGTGAAATACGTTTTATACCTCCAGGTATCCTACCTGGAGGTAATGCAAGATTCTGGTGACATATAGTTGAAATTGCTTTTTGTAGGTGATATAGTCGGAAATCCAGGGCGCAGGGCCGTAAATGATATGCTTTCAGCCTTGCGCTCGCGTCTTGATGTAAGCTTCGTGATTGCAAACGGTGAGAACGCAGCGGGCGGGTTTGGAATTACCAAACCTGTCGCTAAGGCAATCTTTGATGCAGGGGCGGATGTAATCACCATGGGCAATCACACCTGGTCCAAACGTGACAGTTGGGACTACATCGACGAAGAAAGACGCATACTGCGCCCCGCCAACTACGGGCCCGGCACCCCCGGTCGAGGCTACGGCACTTTCAAGACACAGGACGGACATTCCGTCAGTGTGATCAACCTGATGGGCAGGACATTTATGGCTCCGCTGGACTGCCCCTTCCGCACAGCAGACACGATCCTGACTGAGCTTGGCGAAAATGCCGGTATGGTCATTGCAGACATGCATGCCGAAGCCACATCTGAGAAAGCAGCGCTTGGTTATTATCTCGACGGCAGGGTCAGCGCTATAGTCGGAACACACACGCACGTACAGACGTCTGATGAAAGGGTGCTGCCGGGCGGGAGCGCATATATAACCGATGCTGGAATGACAGGCATAGTCGAGTCCGTGCTCGGATTGGACGCGCAGGAGGCCATCAGGAGGTTTCTCACACAGATGCCCGGCAAGATAAAGCCTGCGGAAGGCGAGCCGGCGCTCCAAGGCATCCTGATCGACGTTGATCCTGTCACATCCCATGCGACAAGCATCCGCCGGATCAACGTCCGCTCCGCTGAGGAATTTGAGTTTTGAGTTGAATGAGCCACATTCCCTAACTCAGAGATCAGAGTTCAAAATTCAAAATTGACACTGCGGTCGGCTCCCGGTAGAATTAAAGCTGGAGGATATGAAGTAATGCGGTTTTCTCGTTTGATTATATTGATTGCGATTGCCGTTATGGCTGTCGCCGCGAATGCCCAGACAAAAGACGAAGCCTATATATATAAGGGCGCGCCAATCAGCCAAGACGGCATAACGGTCGGTTCATGGGGAAGCGGCAAAGCAACCGAGTCCACAAAGGTGATCCTGACAGGCAGTGACGCTATTGAGATCACTTCTCAGGGCTATTATGCAGGCGGCAGAGTGGAGTTCACTAAACCGGTGACATTGTTTACCGGAACGCCCGAGGCGTCTCGATACCTAGTATTCACATTTTATTTTGGTGATGTCAAAACGGTCGATCCCGCTGCAGGTACGGGCTATTCTTTTGACGTAGAACCATATACCGTGCCGAAAGTGAGCAAGATAAGGTTTGTCTTCACATCCGACAGTGGTTCAAGTATCTCAGTTGAAGAACCAACAGGCACCTTGGACCCCGATGACCAATGGGTCCGAATTGCCGTTCCTCTGGCAAAGTTCAAGGCAGGCGGCTTTAGTCTCAAGAAGGTGCTTATATTTTCTGATATACCGAACACTTTCTATCTCGGTGAGATCAAGCTGATCACCGATAACACGCCTATAACAGTTGAACCAATAGGAAGCCAGACGGTTGCTGTTTACGACCATGTTTTTCTTACGGCAAATGCCGAGGGCGGAGTCAGCACGTTGAAGTATTCATGGGACTTCGACAGCAGCAACGGTATACAGGAGGAGCAGGCGGGCAAGGTTGCACACTATGTCTTCACACGCGGCGGTGATTTCACTGTTACGCTTACCGTCAGTGACGTGGATGGATTGAAAAAGCAGGCGCAGACATCGGAAGTTATTTCCGTAATCGGCGACTAGCTTCATCGGAGGCAAATTGCTTACTACAATCGCGGGTCTTGCGATCTCACTGCGGCCCAAGCAGTGGACAAAAAACCTGCTTGTGTTTGCCGGATATCTTTTTACCATCGAACAAGGGCATTCGCCGAGTGCTCTGCTTAGAGTGGTGGCCGCATTTGGGTTGTTCTGCGCTGTATCTGGCGCGGGATATATTCTAAATGACGCCTGTGATGTCGAGTGCGATCGCAAACACCCTCGCAAATGCCGCCGTCCTATTGCAGCCGGACAGGTGCCGATAGGCGCAGCGGTCGTATTCGGCGTGCTTGTGCTTATTGGAGGGCTTGCCGCCTCATATGCATTGGCAACCTCGTTCGGATTGATGGTCACAGTTTACTTTCTGCTGACAACAGCCTATTCGATTTATCTTAAGCATGTGGTCATAGTGGATTTGCTCACGATAGCCGGTGGGTTCGTGCTGCGCGCTGCCGCCGGAGCAGTGGTGATCCATGTGGCGATCTCGCCTTGGCTTTTGGTCTGCACGACTCTTCTGGCGCTGTTTTTGGGGCTTGCCAAGCGCAGAGGCGAAATAGCGACGCTGGAAAATGGAGGAGTTGATTACAGGCGCACGCTCGGACAGTATTCGACATCAATGCTCGATCAGATGCTGACTATATCGGCCTCGGCATCGCTGATGGCATACTTCCTCTACACATTTACACCCAACTACTACTCCGGTCAGCAGCATCCGGCAATGATGGTCACGGCCCCGTTTGTGGTCTACGGACTGTTTCGTTATTTGTTTCTTATCCACACCAAGAACGCGGGCGGTGCGCCTGAGCAGGTGCTTCTCGAAGATAAGCCTCTTCTCATTAACCTCGTGCTCTATATTATAGTGACTATAATAGCGCTCAAAGCATAAAAATGCCGGTCACCCGAAGATAACCGGCATTTCTACTAATTGGGGCGAGTAATGGGACTCGAACCCACGGCCTCCAGGGCCACAACCTGGCGCTCTAACCAACTGAGCTACACCCGCCATATGGTGCCCCCTGGGTGAATCGAACACCCGACCCACTGCTTAGAAGGCAGTTGCTCTATCCCCTGAGCTAAGGGGGCAAAGTCATAACCGACCTCCAAATTATAACATGAAAGCCTCTCTGTCCGCAATATCAGGACTGCTGTCGTGACCAAAACACTTATTTGGTAGTCGCTTTTGTCTGCGAACCTGTTGCAGGCTGAGTGGTGCTCTCGCTTTTCTTATCCTGAGCTTTTGTAGTCTCAGGCTCGGGTTTGGCCGGTTCTTTATACTCAAGCATCTTTACTTGCCAGTTCAGCAGCTCATTACCTGTCTTGGCATTGAAAAGCCTGAATGTATATTTTGGTATCTTCTTCTCATCATCAGCAATGCTGCACCTGAATACTGCTGAAACGCCGTCCGACTTAAACCATGGTTCGGTATATATATTGCGCAGCAGAGCCCACTGGTCCGGCGAAAACGTCATGGTCGGCAGGCCCATATCGGAATACATTGCTTTCTTCTGTTCGGCGCTAAATGAAGCGTATAGCCTAAGTAACCATATCTGTGTCGAATGCGCCGAATCGAAAATCTCGGCTTTGTAAAAGCTCTCGTCCGTCTCGATATTCTCGAACAACTGAGCAGTAGTCAGCATCGCGATCTGCACATAGTCGTCGATAGACATATAGCCGCGCTTTTTGAGGTTAGCCTCCCATCTTTCGACCCATTCATCCGGGATCTGAGTCGTCCTCTTTTTGAACCACTCCTTACTGCTCATCTCTATAATATCGCCGTGCTTTTCCCAATTGTAACGATAGCCCTCGCATATGCTCTTCATTACATCTTTGAGTTCCATCTCGGTATTGCCGACCACTGCATATCCCTGTGTCATTTTGAAACTGTCGGAAACCACTGCCAACCCGCTCGCCTGAGCAACCGCCGCCTGAAAGTCCACAAGCCCAAGCCACTCTTTTTCTTCAGGCTTAACCACTATCCTATTGTGCAGATCGGGCTCATCGGGAATATCCGGCTGGGGTTCGGTCGGAAACGACTCCTCAAGCTTTTTGGACTCATCAATTGCAGCCATCTGCCATGCAGATTCGCTCTGTGCCCATGAATCCTTTAGCGGTATGTTCTTCTCACATGCTTGCAAATCCACCTGAGCACGGCATTGGTTCAACGGGCTGGAAGGGTCGCCCAGAAGAGGATCAAGCTGAAAAAAGATATCGTTAATATAAAGCCCTATACCGGCAAACTTCCTGTATTCATTGGCTTTCCAGCCCAACTCATCCGGCACAACATCCAGCAACATACCACCCGTAGTGAACGCCTTTTCATTATCTTCAGTAAAACCGTTGCCGTCACTGCTATACCCCTGAATCTTATATCTCTGCTTCACTGCATTCAAAACGAGCTGCTGCGTTTCAGGCGAGAGTTTTGAGATCGGGTAATAACCC belongs to Armatimonadota bacterium and includes:
- a CDS encoding decaprenyl-phosphate phosphoribosyltransferase, with protein sequence MLTTIAGLAISLRPKQWTKNLLVFAGYLFTIEQGHSPSALLRVVAAFGLFCAVSGAGYILNDACDVECDRKHPRKCRRPIAAGQVPIGAAVVFGVLVLIGGLAASYALATSFGLMVTVYFLLTTAYSIYLKHVVIVDLLTIAGGFVLRAAAGAVVIHVAISPWLLVCTTLLALFLGLAKRRGEIATLENGGVDYRRTLGQYSTSMLDQMLTISASASLMAYFLYTFTPNYYSGQQHPAMMVTAPFVVYGLFRYLFLIHTKNAGGAPEQVLLEDKPLLINLVLYIIVTIIALKA
- a CDS encoding TIGR00282 family metallophosphoesterase, which codes for MKLLFVGDIVGNPGRRAVNDMLSALRSRLDVSFVIANGENAAGGFGITKPVAKAIFDAGADVITMGNHTWSKRDSWDYIDEERRILRPANYGPGTPGRGYGTFKTQDGHSVSVINLMGRTFMAPLDCPFRTADTILTELGENAGMVIADMHAEATSEKAALGYYLDGRVSAIVGTHTHVQTSDERVLPGGSAYITDAGMTGIVESVLGLDAQEAIRRFLTQMPGKIKPAEGEPALQGILIDVDPVTSHATSIRRINVRSAEEFEF
- a CDS encoding PKD domain-containing protein, which codes for MRFSRLIILIAIAVMAVAANAQTKDEAYIYKGAPISQDGITVGSWGSGKATESTKVILTGSDAIEITSQGYYAGGRVEFTKPVTLFTGTPEASRYLVFTFYFGDVKTVDPAAGTGYSFDVEPYTVPKVSKIRFVFTSDSGSSISVEEPTGTLDPDDQWVRIAVPLAKFKAGGFSLKKVLIFSDIPNTFYLGEIKLITDNTPITVEPIGSQTVAVYDHVFLTANAEGGVSTLKYSWDFDSSNGIQEEQAGKVAHYVFTRGGDFTVTLTVSDVDGLKKQAQTSEVISVIGD